The DNA region ACTCGGTGGACCCCGGGCGATGCTGGTGCGGCGCACCCTGCCGCAACGCGCTCGGACCCTGATCGGAGCCTGGTGCTTCGCCGATCACTACGGCCCTGTCGATGTCACCGCGACACGCGGCATGGACGTCGCTCCCCACCCGCACACCGGCCTGCAGACCGTGAGCTGGCTCTTCAGCGGGGAGGTCGAGCACCGCGACAGCCTCGGCACCCATGCCCTCATCCGGCCCGGCGAGATGAACCTCATGACCGGCGGGTACGGCATCAGCCACTCGGAGGTCTCCACCCCGAGCACCACCGTCCTCCACGGCGTCCAGCTGTGGGTGGCGCTGCCCGGGGAACACCGGGGCGCCGAGCGCGACTTCCAGCACCATGTCCCCGCACCCGTGCGGGTCGACGGGGCCGAGATCAGGGTGTTCCTGGGCTCGCTCGCCGGGGTCTCCTCACCGGTGCGGAGCTTCACGCCTCTCCTCGGCGCCGAGATCACCCTGGAGCCGGGCGCGGCGATCAGTCTCGCTGTGGACGCCGGCTTCGAGCACGGTCTCCTCGTCGACCACGGTGACGTCCGCCTGTCGGGCACGGTGCTGCGCCCGGCCGAACTGGGTTACCTGCCCCCGGGTGTCGGCACCCTGACGCTGGCGAACGAGTCGAACGGTCCGGCCCGGGCCGTTCTGCTGGGCGGAACTCCGTTCGAGGAGGAGATCGTCATGTGGTGGAACTTCATCGGGCGCAGCCATGAGGACATCGTCCGGGCCCGAGAGGACTGGGAGGCCGCCTCCGACCGCTTCGGCGATGTGGCGGGGTACCCGGGAGGCCGCCTTCCCGCCCCGGCCCTGCCGAACGCCGTGATCCTGCCGCGCCGCAATCCCCCCGCCCGTGGCTGACCGTCTTCCGGAGGGCACCTCGTAGGCCGGTCGTGCCCTCCTGTGTGCTCTCCTGGGCCGATCGTGCCCTCTTGGTCCGGTCGTGCCTCCTGGGCCGGGTCGTCCACCCTGGGCCGGGTCGTCCACCGCTTCGGCCTCCACCGCCTCGCCTTGTGTGCTCCGGCGGAGCGGTGTGCTCCGGCGGGGCGATGGCCATGGCGCGGCCCGCTCCAGGGGTGGGCCGCGCCATGGCTCGGCCGTGCGTGGCTCGGGGGAGTGCGGGGCGGCGAGCGGGACCGGGACGGCAGGCTTCGGTGGCGGAATAGAGGCGATCCGCACCGTGTTCCCCAGGTGTAGTTGACGCATCAACTTACTTGGAAGGCTGAGGACGATGCAGTTCGGCATCTTCACTGTCGGTGACGTGACCACCGATCCGACCACCGGGCACACCCCCACCGAACACGAGCGGATCAAGGCGATGGTCGCCATCGCGCAGAAGGCCGAGGAGGTCGGGCTCGACGTCTTCGCGACCGGCGAGCACCACAACCCGCCCTTCGTGCCGTCCTCACCGACCACCATGCTCGGCTACGTAGCGGCGCGCACCGAGAAGCTGGTGCTCTCCACCGCGACCACCTTGATCACGACGAACGACCCGGTGAAGATCGCCGAGGACTACGCGATGCTCCAGCACCTGGCCGACGGTCGCGTGGACCTGGTGATGGGCCGTGGCAATACCGGGCCGGTCTATCCGTGGTTCGGCAAGGACATCCGCGACGGCATCGATCTCGCCATCGAGCACTACGCCCTGCTGCACAAACTGTGGCGCCAGGACCTGGTCGACTGGCAGGGTCGGTTCCGTACGCCGTTGCAGGGCTTCACCTCCACGCCCCGACCCCTGGACGGGGTACCGCCCTTCGTCTGGCACGGCTCGATCCGCTCGCCGGAGATCGCCGAGCAGGCCGCGTACTACGGTGACGGCTTCTTCGCCAACAACATCTTCTGGCCCAAGGAGCACTTCCAGCGGCTGATCAGCCTCTATCGGGAGCGGTACGCGCACTACGGCCACGGGACGCCCGAACAGGCGATCGTGGGGCTGGGCGGACATGTGTACATGCGCCGCAGGTCCCAGGACGCCATCCGTGAGTTCCGCCCGTTCTTCGACCACTCGCCGGTGATGGGCGGCGGTATCCCCATGGAGGAGTACATGGATCAGACCCCCCTGACCGTCGGTACCCCCGAGCAGGTCATCGAGAAGACGCTCACCTTCCGCGAGTACTTCGGCGACTACCAGCGTCAGCTGTTCGTCGTGGACGGTGGCGGAGTCCCGTTGAAGGCCGTGCTTGAGCAGATCGACATGCTGGGGGAGGAGGTCGTGCCCGTCCTGCGCGAGGAGTTCGCCAAGGACCGGCCGGCCGACGTGCCCGATGCCCCCACCCACGCGTCGCTGCTCGCCGGCCGCGACGCCGAGGGTGCGCCGTCCCCGGATCCGGTGGCCTGAGGCGGTACGGAAGGACGGCTGCGGAAGGATCCGACGACGGATCCCTGGGCCGGGGCCCCAACCGCCGCGGTGCGGCGGACGCCCGACGAGACGTGGACGCCCGCAGTCGCGGCCCGTGCCGGGCGCCCGGCAGCATGGAAAGGAGTACCGATGAACAACGACTTCAGCGACTACCGGGCCAACGGCGGAGTAGCGCCCGACCGTTGGGCGAGCGCCCTGCACCTGTTCGAGAACGGTGCCGGGGTCCCGGACGAGGAGACCGTCGCCGAACGCTGGGAGCGGGCGCGGCTGCTCTTCGAGGCCAAGGACTACATCGGCGCCGCCCGGCTGCTCGGCGTCGTCGTCGAGGAGGTCCCGGAGCAGACCGGCCCCCGGCTGCTGCTGGCCCGGGCCTACTACCACTCCGCTCAACTGCGGCGCGCGGAGGAGCAGTTGCGCCTGATCATCGACCGTGACCCGGTGGAGCACTACGCCCATCTGATGCTGGGCCGCACCCTGGAACGACAGGGGCGGCACGAGGAGGCCGGATCCTGGCTGCGTATGGCTGCCGCCTTCTCCGGCGGGACTGCGGACCACCACTGAGTGCAGGCGACTGCGAACGATGGCGTCGGGCCTGTCCGGCCCGACGCCATCGCCGCCGGGCGGGCGCCGTAGGAGATGAGCCGGCCGAGCCGTCGTGCGACGTCGACCTGGAGGACGCGGGCCACGGCAGGTCCGGCAGGAGGTGGTTCAGGCCGGTCGGCGCGAGGCCGGAGTCAGCGATGGCTCAGCACATTGATCACCCGGCCGTCAGGGTCGCGGACGAAGAACCGCCGCACACCCCACTCCTCGTCCCGCAAGGGGTGCACGATCTCCGCGCCGCTGTCCCGCATGGCCGCATGGACCGCGTCCACGTCATCCACCTCCACGCTCACGTCCGGCGTGACGGGCGCGGTCTTGTCGTCGGCCATGAAGCTGAGCTGTGCCGCCGGAGTGGACGGCGAGGCGAGCGTCACGATCCAGCCGAGATTCATGACCTCCTCGAAACCCAGCAGGCCGTAGAACTCCAGGTTCTCCTCCGCCGCGTCCGTCCGGAGGATTGGCATGACACGGCGAACGGCCATCGAGGGCTCCAAGAGAGAAGAGTGTGCCTGGGACTCCCAGGAGTACTACGCCACGTCCGGCTTCGCACGCACCCCGCCGACCACCGTGACTGCTTGGCGTGAACTACGTGGTGTGGTGCAGCCAGCGCTGGAGGGTGTCGTTGATGTCGGCGGGCAGGGCGCTGATTTGGTCGATGGCGTGGCGGTCTTCGGGGTGTGGGGGGACGCCGGCCGCGGTCAGGGCTGCGTGCAGGTCCAGGCGCCGCCGGTCTCGAGGGTCGATGGCGGGGGTGAGACGCTGGGTGGGGTTGGGGGGCGGAAGCAGGTAGTCGGTGTCGGGGTGTCGGTCGGCGGGATGCGGCCAGGGGAACTGGCTGGTGTCGGCGGCGTAGGGGTCGACGAAGGTCTGCGGGGTGCCGTGTTCGAAGGCGGTACTGGTCATGGGGGTCTCCTCGTCGGCGGGTTGTGGTTCTGTGGGGGAGGACTGGGGTGCGGTGTGTGTGGGTTGCGGCGATGGCGGAATGTCACGCGGTCGGCGTCATCGGCGGCTCATCGTCTGGTCCGACCAGTGGGCGAGCGGGCCGGCGAGCTGCGGGCCGACGCCCACGCGAGTGGTGCAGTGTGCGGGTTGCTCGGCGGGGAAGCCGGACATCGTGTCGAAGCGTGGTGTTCTCCCAGCGAGGTGGTGGTGGGCGGACGCAGTCGGCTCTCCCGGTCGGCCGCGTCCGCACGCCGCGCGATGCCGTGCCCCGTGAGCGTTGCCCTGGTGAGGGCCGCTGCACGAACGCGACGAGTGTTCCGTCGTGCGGGCTGGTGACGGTGAGGCGAAGGTTGCCGGTCAACGTCAACGCGGTGTCGCCGGCTGTGAGACTGTGGCACGGCGTGGCCCGGTGTCCGGCCGGGTCTTCAGCCGCAGCCAGGAGGACTCTGCGAGCGTGGCGCCGATTCGGAACGCGAACAGGTTCGGGTGAACCGCCACGCAGCGCGCCGCTTCACGACGAGGTACTCGGAATGTCAAAGCAGAAGCAATGTTGGCTGGGAGCTTTTCAATGGCGCGGATAGTCCTGCGTGACAAGACCACCACGAAGAATCCCGAGGAGCGGGGCTACGAGCCTCCCCTGTC from Streptomyces sp. ALI-76-A includes:
- a CDS encoding pirin family protein is translated as MSNVETEPAELRCGAPVDSRRPDEVPEAEAPAVEVLAARDVPLGGPRAMLVRRTLPQRARTLIGAWCFADHYGPVDVTATRGMDVAPHPHTGLQTVSWLFSGEVEHRDSLGTHALIRPGEMNLMTGGYGISHSEVSTPSTTVLHGVQLWVALPGEHRGAERDFQHHVPAPVRVDGAEIRVFLGSLAGVSSPVRSFTPLLGAEITLEPGAAISLAVDAGFEHGLLVDHGDVRLSGTVLRPAELGYLPPGVGTLTLANESNGPARAVLLGGTPFEEEIVMWWNFIGRSHEDIVRAREDWEAASDRFGDVAGYPGGRLPAPALPNAVILPRRNPPARG
- a CDS encoding tetratricopeptide repeat protein — its product is MNNDFSDYRANGGVAPDRWASALHLFENGAGVPDEETVAERWERARLLFEAKDYIGAARLLGVVVEEVPEQTGPRLLLARAYYHSAQLRRAEEQLRLIIDRDPVEHYAHLMLGRTLERQGRHEEAGSWLRMAAAFSGGTADHH
- a CDS encoding VOC family protein translates to MAVRRVMPILRTDAAEENLEFYGLLGFEEVMNLGWIVTLASPSTPAAQLSFMADDKTAPVTPDVSVEVDDVDAVHAAMRDSGAEIVHPLRDEEWGVRRFFVRDPDGRVINVLSHR
- a CDS encoding LLM class flavin-dependent oxidoreductase — protein: MQFGIFTVGDVTTDPTTGHTPTEHERIKAMVAIAQKAEEVGLDVFATGEHHNPPFVPSSPTTMLGYVAARTEKLVLSTATTLITTNDPVKIAEDYAMLQHLADGRVDLVMGRGNTGPVYPWFGKDIRDGIDLAIEHYALLHKLWRQDLVDWQGRFRTPLQGFTSTPRPLDGVPPFVWHGSIRSPEIAEQAAYYGDGFFANNIFWPKEHFQRLISLYRERYAHYGHGTPEQAIVGLGGHVYMRRRSQDAIREFRPFFDHSPVMGGGIPMEEYMDQTPLTVGTPEQVIEKTLTFREYFGDYQRQLFVVDGGGVPLKAVLEQIDMLGEEVVPVLREEFAKDRPADVPDAPTHASLLAGRDAEGAPSPDPVA